The sequence below is a genomic window from Sphingobium sp. EP60837.
CAGGCATGGCCGTGCCCGCCACCGCTTCGCCAATCAGAAGCAGGGTCGGATCTTCATCGCTGATCGTGGCGACCAGGAAGGCAAGCGCGGACAGCTTGCCGCGGATCAGCCGTTCGCTGGGGAGCGAGACATTGACCGCCACCATCACGGGCGTTTCCGGATCACGCCCAGCGGCGATCAGCTGGCGGCTGATCTCTCCGGCAGCGGCGCGACCCATATAGATGCCGAGCGTGCCGCCGGGTCGGGCCAGCGTTTCCCAGTCGAGCTTGAGCGGTTCGCCGGCCTTCAGATGCGCCGTCACCAGGGTCAGGCCCCGCGCCACGCCGCGTAGGGTGAGCGAGGCATGGCCACTCGCCGCCGCCGCGCTGGCCGTGGTGATGCCGGGGCAGATGCGGAAGGAAATGCCGTCTGCGGCCAGATGCTCCATTTCTTCCGCCGAACGACCGAAGACGGAAGGATCACCGCCCTTGAGGCGCACGACGCGCTTCCCGGCCTTGGCAGCGGCGAGGAGCAGGTCGTTGATGCTTTCCTGCGCCTTGCTGTGTCGGCCCGAACGCTTGCCGACACTCACCCGTTCGACCCCCTCGGGGATGAGGTCGAGTACGCCGGGCCCCACCAGCGCGTCATAGAAGACGATCTCCGCTGCCGCGATCAGCTTTTCGGCCTTCCGGGTGAGCAGGTCCGGGTCGCCCGGACCTGCGCCCACCAGCCAGACCTGTCCGGGGGCGATAAGCTCATTCTGCTGCATGGAGTGTCTCCTGCGGAATTTGGGTCAGGATGTTGGCGAGCGCGGGGCGGCATGATCCACAATTGGTGCCCGCGCCGATCGCCTTGCCGATGGCGGGCACATCGACGAGATTCTGCTCGCGTATGGCGGCCATGATCTGATTGAGGCCGATGTCGAAACAGACGCAGATGGTCGGCCCCTTGTCCGGCTGGTTGCCCGGCCCCCGCGCGGCTAGGACGGAGGCGCCCACCTCTTCGACCTGGAGCTGGCCGATCAGCCAGTCGCGCGACGGGAGCAGGCCGGTCTTAGTGACGATCAGGATGCCCGCGAGCTTCCCTTCCGCGATGATCGCGACGCGGCGGGTGCCGCGCGTCTGGTCGATGGCTTCGACCCGATCACCCTTCGGCAGGCAGGCTTCGAGCCGCACCGCATCCCCATTGCCCGCGACCTCGTAAAGCGCACCGCCCGTCACGGTGATGCGGGTCGCCCAGAGGCAGGGGACCTTGGCGGGCTGCTCACCGCGCAGGATCAGGAAGCCCTTCCATTCGGTCGAGACTTTCTCAAGCGCCGCCGGGGTCGCCTTGAAGCCGGGCTGGCCCGAATGCGGATCCACCAGGGGACGGGGCAGCAGGCCAGTGCGGCCGCCGGTCGAAATCTGGTCGGTCCAGTGGATCGGCGTGAATATCTCGCCGACGCGCTGACCTTCACTGACGCTGGCGCGAAAGAGGCTGTTCCCCTGCGCGGTAGAGACGCGGGCGAGATCACCATCGGCGATGCCCAGCGCCTGCGCGTCCTGCGGATGGACTTCGACCAGCGGTTCCTCGCGGTGACGGGCGAGCTTGGGCGCAAGGCCGGTACGCGTCATGGTGTGCCACTGATCGCGATAGCGCCCCGTGTTAAGCGTCAGCGGCCATGCTTTTAGCGGCTCCTGCAACTCCAACTGCTTGGTAAGAACCAGCCGCGCCTTGCCCTCCGGGGTCGAGAAGCGGCCATCGGCGAAGGGCTTGTCGCCGCCCCAGCGGAAGGGCTCCATCGTCTCATAGGCGTCGTTACCGATGGTGGCGTGGCTGCGCAGGTTGAGCACGCGCTGGCCGTCATTCTGATAGGCGGTCAGGCGCGCATGTTCGCGCCAGATGTCGGCGGGCCGATCATAGGCGAAGGCGTTGCGCCAGCCCATGCGGCGCGCGACTTCGGTCACGATCCACCAGTCGGGCTTGGCCTCGCCGGGCAGCGCCAGGAAGGGACGCTGGCGGCTGATGGTGCGGTCCGAATTGGTAACGGTGCCGTCCTTCTCGCCCCAACCGGCGGCGGGCAGGCGAACGTCGGCATAAGCGCTGGTGTCGGTGTCGGCGATGATGTCCGAGACGACGACGAAGGGGCAGGCTTCCAGCGCCTCACGCACGCGGTTGGCGTCGGGCAGCGAGACGGCGGGATTGGTCGCCATGACCCATAGCGCCTTCACCCGGCCTTCGTTGATCGCGCGGAAGAGATCTACGGCTTTCAAGCCCGGCTTGGTCGCCATCTTCGGCGCAGCCCAGAAGCGGCCCACTCGCTCCACATTTTCAGGCGCAAAGTCCATGTGGCTGGCGAGCGTCGAGGCAAGCCCACCGACTTCGCGGCCGCCCATCGCGTTGGGCTGGCCGGTGATCGAGAAGGGCGCGGCGCCCGGCTTGCCGATGCGGCCGGTGGCGAGGTGGACGTTGACGATCGCGTTGACCTGATCGGTGCCGCGGATCGACTGGTTGATGCCCTGGCTGAACATCGTGACGGTGCGCGGGGTCGCGGCGAACAGCCTGAAGAACTGCTCCAGCAGCGCGGGTGCGATGTCGCAGGTCTTGGCCGTGCTCCACAGATCATGGCCGGTGCGGATATGCTCCCAAAAGCCTTCGGGTGCGTTCACATGCTCGGCCATATAGGCTGGGTCGGCGATGCCTTCCTGATCGCACCAGGCGAGCAGACCGTTCATCAGCGCGACGTCGGTGCCGGGCTTTACCGGCAGGTGCAGGTCGGCGCCTTCACAAGTCTCGGTGCGGCGCGGATCAATGACGACCAGCTTGGTGCCGCGTGCGGCGCGGGCGGCCTGGATGCGCTGATAGACGATCGGGTGGCACCAGGCGGTGTTGGAGCCGACCAGCACGATCAGGTCCGCTTCCTCCAGATCGTCATAGCTGGCGGGCACGACATCCTCGCCAAAGGCGCGGTTGTGGCCGGCAACCGCGCTCGACATGCAGAGGCGGCTGTTGGTGTCGATGTTGGAGGAGCCGATGAAGCCCTTCATCAGCTTGTTGGCGACATAATAATCTTCGGTCATCAACTGACCGGACACGTAGAAAGCCACGCTGTCGGGTCCGTAGCGCTCGATCGTCTCGCGAAAGCGCTTCGCCACCATGTCGAGCGCCTTGCCCCAGCTGGCGCGCTTGTCGCCGATCATCGGGTGCAGGAGGCGGCCTTGCAACCCCACCGTCTCGCCAAGATGCGTGCCCTTGGAGCAGAGGCGCCCGCCATTGGCGGGATGCGCTTCATCGCCCTTGATCGTGACCGACCGGGGCCCGGTCGGCGTGGCCGAAATGCCGCAACCAACGCCGCAATAGGCGCAGGTGGTGCGGATGGCCTGAGTCATGCTCTTACCTCTTGTCCAAGAGAGAGAATTGGGTGGAGGCGCATGCCGCAAGGGATGGCCAGCATGCAACCCCCACCCGGGTCCCCGCCGTTGTGGCTGGGGACCGGAAGCTCAAGCCGCCGCCTTCATCTCGGTCGGGCGGGCGATCAGGATGCGACCGCCCTCCTCTTTCACCGCGATGGTCGGCGTGCAGCCTTCATCCGCGCCCTGCGCTTCGCCCGTCTTCAGGGCGATGTTCCAGTTATGGAGCGGGCAGGCGACGCTATGGCCATGGACGATGCCCTGGCTCAGCGGGCCTTTCTTGTGCGGGCATTCATTGACCAGCGCGAAGACCTTGTCGTCGCCGGTGCGGAAGACGGCGATTTCCTTTTCGCCGGCAATCCGCACGGTGCGCGCGCCACGCTGGGGAATGTCGGCCAGCGTTCCGATATCGATCCAATCGGTCATGTCGTTCACTCCGCAGCGATGGCGATGGGGTCGAGATGCTGATGCAGTTCTGCATTCGCACCGGCTGCGCGTTCGGCCCAGGGATCATCCTGGCTGAAGCTCTGCGAATAGAGGAAGCGGGCACGCAGGGCCTCACGGCCAGCGTCGTCTTCCACGATGCGCTGCTTGACATATTCGACGCCGACACGCTCGATCCAAGGCGCGGTGCGCTCCAGATAGCGGGCTTCCTCGCGATAGAGCTGGGTGAAGGCGGCGCAATAATCGAGCGCCTCCTGCTCGGTCGACACCTTGCACAGCAGGTCGGTGGCGCGGACATGGATGCCGCCATTGCCGCCGACATGCAGTTCGTAGCCCGAGTCCACACAGACCACGCCAAAGTCCTTGATCGTCGCCTCCGCGCAATTGCGGGGGCAGCCCGACACGGCGATCTTGAACTTGTGGGGCATCCACGATCCCCAGGTCATCCGCTCGGTCTTGACGCCAAGGCCGGTGGAGTCCTGCGTGCCGAAGCGACACCATTCGGACCCGACGCAGGTCTTCACCGTGCGCAGCGACTTGCCGTAAGCGTGACCCGACACCATGCCCGCGGCATTGAGGTCGGCCCAGACGGCGGGCAGGTCTTCCTTCTTGATACCGAAAATGTCGAGACGCTGGCCGCCGGTGACCTTCACCATCGGCGCATCATATTTCTCGACCACGTCGGCGATCGCGCGCAGCTCACGCGGGTTAGTGAGGCCACCCCACATGCGCGGAACGACCGAATAGGTGCCGTCCTTCTGGATGTTGGCGTGCATGCGCTCATTGACGAAGCGGCTCTGCTGGTCGTCCTGATATTCACCCGGCAGCGCGCAGAGCAGATAATAGTTGAGCGCGGGGCGGCAGGACGAGCAACCGTCCGGCGTCGACCAGTGCAGCTTCTGCATCACTTCGGGGATCGAGCGCATATTCTGCGCCACGATTTCGCGGCGGACATCGTCATGGCCGAAGCTGGTGCATTTGCACATCGTCTTCGGGCCGGACTGAACGTCGTCGCCCAGCACCACCGCCAGCAAATTCTCGACAAGGCCGGTACAGCTGCCGCAGCTGGCCGAAGCCTTGCAGGATCCACGCACCGCATCGAGGCTGCAATTGCCCGCTTCGATGCAAGCGACGACCTGGCCCTTGCTGACGCCGTTGCAGCCGCAAATCTCGGCATCGTCCGAGAGCGCCGCAACGGCCGCCTTAGGGTCCAGTGCGCCCCCTCCAGAGGCGAAAGCCTGGCCGAAGATCAGCAGGTCCCGGATCTCGCCGACATCCTCGCCCCGCTTGAGCAGGTCGAAATACCAGCCGCCGTCCGCCGTATCGCCGTAGAGCACCGCGCCGATGACCTTGTCATCCTTGACCACGACACGCTTGTAAACGCCGCGCGACGCGTCGCGCAGGACGATGTCCTCGCAACCTTCGCCGCCCGAGAAGTCACCAGCGGAGAAAACGTCCAGGCCCGCGACCTTGAGCTTGGTCGAGGTGACCGAGCCCTTATAGCCCGTATGCTGGTCGGTGAGGCCGTCCGCGAGGCTGCGGCACATGTCCCAGAGCGGGGCGACGAGGCCATAGACATTGCCGTCATGCTCGACGCATTCGCCAACGGCGAGGACGTCAGGGTCGCTGGTGACCATATGGTCATCGACCTTGATGCCGCGATTAACGTCGAGGCCGGCTTCGCGCGCCAAGGCGGTCGAAGGGCGGATGCCCACCGCCATCACCACCAGGCTCGCCGGGATTTCGCTGCCATCCTTGAGGCGGACGCCCTCGACCTTGCCGTCGCCATAGATCTCAGCGGTGTTGGCGCCGGTCAGGATGGTCTGGCCGCGGCCTTCGAGCGCTGTCTTAAGCAGCCAGCCGGCCGCTTCGTCCAGCTGCCGCTCCATCAGCGTGTCCATGAGGTGGATGACGGTCACCTTCATGCCGCGCAGGGTCAGGCCGTGTGCGGCTTCCAACCCAAGCAGACCGCCGCCGATCACCACCGCGCTGCCGCCGCCATTCGCGGCCTCCAGCATGGTGTCGACATCCTTCATGTCGCGGAAGCTGATGACACCGGGCAGATCCTTCCCCGGAACCGGGATGATGAAGGGATCCGACCCGGTGGCGATCAGCAGCTTGTCATAGCCAACAGTGCGACCCGACTGGCTCGTGACGGTCTTGGCGGTGCGGTCTATTCCCGTCACCGGATCACCCGCGATCAGCTCGATATTATTTTCCGAGTACCATTCGCGGCTGTTGATGATGATGTCATCGAAGCTCTTCTCCCCGGCCAGAACCGGCGAGAGCATAATGCGGTTATAGTTCACATAGGGCTCGGCGCCGAAGATGGTGACGCGATAGCGTCCCGCATCCCGTGCCAGCAGTTCCTCGATCGCGCGGCAGCCGGCCATGCCGTTGCCAACAACCACCAGATGCTCACGAACATCGTCGGAGGGCACGAAGATTTCCTCTTCGCTGGCCGTCTCCGGTCCGGTGTTGTTCTGAAAATCCATCCCTTGACTCCAGAATAAAAAAAAGCCGCCATCCGGACACCTGGGCTTTGAACCCAGAGGTCTGGATGGCGGCTTTGCCATCATTCACGCTTCATGCGATCCGTCCATGGACCCAGTCAGCTATGTAGTTCGAGGACAACCTTGCCCTTCGCATTGCAGCATAAATGAATCACGGGTCGGGTCAAGTGATTCCTTAGCCAAACTTTTCTTTGCAAACTGCGAAAGTGAACCCTTCGCAAACGCGAAAAGGGCGGCAGCCTTCGCGGGCCGCCGCCTCCTCTCCTGCTAATTCATCAGATGCGCGCGGCGCTGCTCCATGTCGCGCGCCAGCGGGCGCGGACCAGCGAAATGCCGAGGAACGCGACCACGCAAAGGCCCGCGAAGATCAGGAAGCCGGGCGCGAAGCTGCCGGTGAACTGCTTGGCGATGCCCAGCGACGAGGCAAGGTAGAAGCCGCCGATGCCGCCCGCCATGCCGACCAGCCCGGTCATTACGCCGATCTCCTGCTGGAAACGCTGCGGCACCAGCTGGAACACCGATCCGTTGCCCACACCCAGCGCCAGCATCGCGGCGACGAAGAAGCCCAGCGCGGACACCAGGGTCGGCGCATAGGACACACCGGCGAGCGCCAGCGCGGCGGCGATATAGACCATCATCAGCGCCTTGACGCCGCCGATCTTGTCGGCGAGCGCGCCGCCCATCGGACGGACCAGCGACCCGGCGAACACGCAGCCCGCGGTGCAATAGCCCGCAACGATCGGGGTCAGGCCGAACTGGTCGGTGAAGTAGATCGGCAGTGAGGCAGCAAGGCCCACGAAACCGCCAAAGGTCACCGCATAGAAGCCCATCAGCCACCAGGCGTCAGCCGACTTGAGCGGCCGGAAATAGTCGACCAGCTTCTTCGGAGCGGGCGCATTGGGCGCATTCTTCGCCATGAACATATAGGCGATGAAGACGATGGTCAGCGGAATGCAGGCAAGGCCCAGCACCGAGTTCCAGCCGAACAGCTTGGCTAGGATCGGCGCGAAGAGCGAAGCCAGCACCGTGCCCGAATTGCCCATGCCGGCGAGGCCCATGGCCTTGCCCTGATGCTCTGGCGGATACCAGCGGCTGGCTAGCGGCAGCGCGATCGCGAAAGAGGCACCGGCAAAGCCCAGGATCACGCCCAACGCCAGCGTGCCACCAAAGCTGTTGACGCCCATGAACCACGCCGTCGCAAGGCCGACGATAACGATCACCTGGCTGATCGCGCCCGCCTGCTTGCAGCCGATGCGATCGACCAGCAGGCCATTGACCACGCGCAGCAAAGCGCCTGCGAGCGTCGGAACGGCGACCATCAGCCCCTTTTCAGCAGGCGTCAGGCCCAGCGTCTTGGAAATGGACGGCGCGAGCGGCCCCAGCAGCACCCACACCATGAAGGCGAGGTCGAAATAGAGGAAGGCAGCGATAAGGGTCGGCGTGTGGCCAGCTTTCCAGAAGCTGGTCGGAGCGGCTTGCCCCTCTGCGCCTTTCTCGCTGTCCCAATAAGCAGTTGCCATGATGACGTCCTTCAATCTTGTGAAATGGACACAAAAAAAGCCGCTCTCCGGACGCTCGTTCTTCACGAGACCCGGCCAGCGGCTTTGCTGCAAAATTCTGTTTGGAGAGCGCGACCCCATCCTTGGGCGTGCTCATCCGTAAACGCGCTTCGTCGCGCGACCTCTCCCTTATCTAATGATTCGCCTCATGTTGCAAGGCACAATTTCCTGAAGGACGCTGTGGCCGCGTCGAGCCAAAGCTAAAAACTCGCCAGAAAATCCTCGATCCGTTCGGGGTCGAACACGCGTCCGTCGAAGAATCTGTCCGGTCCCAACGTCAGTTCACCCCGCTTGGAGCCCACGGCCAGCGGCGTGGCGACAGCGCCTTCCACCT
It includes:
- the cobA gene encoding uroporphyrinogen-III C-methyltransferase — encoded protein: MQQNELIAPGQVWLVGAGPGDPDLLTRKAEKLIAAAEIVFYDALVGPGVLDLIPEGVERVSVGKRSGRHSKAQESINDLLLAAAKAGKRVVRLKGGDPSVFGRSAEEMEHLAADGISFRICPGITTASAAAASGHASLTLRGVARGLTLVTAHLKAGEPLKLDWETLARPGGTLGIYMGRAAAGEISRQLIAAGRDPETPVMVAVNVSLPSERLIRGKLSALAFLVATISDEDPTLLLIGEAVAGTAMPGEVAASVALQA
- a CDS encoding nitrate reductase, coding for MTQAIRTTCAYCGVGCGISATPTGPRSVTIKGDEAHPANGGRLCSKGTHLGETVGLQGRLLHPMIGDKRASWGKALDMVAKRFRETIERYGPDSVAFYVSGQLMTEDYYVANKLMKGFIGSSNIDTNSRLCMSSAVAGHNRAFGEDVVPASYDDLEEADLIVLVGSNTAWCHPIVYQRIQAARAARGTKLVVIDPRRTETCEGADLHLPVKPGTDVALMNGLLAWCDQEGIADPAYMAEHVNAPEGFWEHIRTGHDLWSTAKTCDIAPALLEQFFRLFAATPRTVTMFSQGINQSIRGTDQVNAIVNVHLATGRIGKPGAAPFSITGQPNAMGGREVGGLASTLASHMDFAPENVERVGRFWAAPKMATKPGLKAVDLFRAINEGRVKALWVMATNPAVSLPDANRVREALEACPFVVVSDIIADTDTSAYADVRLPAAGWGEKDGTVTNSDRTISRQRPFLALPGEAKPDWWIVTEVARRMGWRNAFAYDRPADIWREHARLTAYQNDGQRVLNLRSHATIGNDAYETMEPFRWGGDKPFADGRFSTPEGKARLVLTKQLELQEPLKAWPLTLNTGRYRDQWHTMTRTGLAPKLARHREEPLVEVHPQDAQALGIADGDLARVSTAQGNSLFRASVSEGQRVGEIFTPIHWTDQISTGGRTGLLPRPLVDPHSGQPGFKATPAALEKVSTEWKGFLILRGEQPAKVPCLWATRITVTGGALYEVAGNGDAVRLEACLPKGDRVEAIDQTRGTRRVAIIAEGKLAGILIVTKTGLLPSRDWLIGQLQVEEVGASVLAARGPGNQPDKGPTICVCFDIGLNQIMAAIREQNLVDVPAIGKAIGAGTNCGSCRPALANILTQIPQETLHAAE
- the nirD gene encoding nitrite reductase small subunit NirD; its protein translation is MTDWIDIGTLADIPQRGARTVRIAGEKEIAVFRTGDDKVFALVNECPHKKGPLSQGIVHGHSVACPLHNWNIALKTGEAQGADEGCTPTIAVKEEGGRILIARPTEMKAAA
- the nirB gene encoding nitrite reductase large subunit NirB, whose product is MDFQNNTGPETASEEEIFVPSDDVREHLVVVGNGMAGCRAIEELLARDAGRYRVTIFGAEPYVNYNRIMLSPVLAGEKSFDDIIINSREWYSENNIELIAGDPVTGIDRTAKTVTSQSGRTVGYDKLLIATGSDPFIIPVPGKDLPGVISFRDMKDVDTMLEAANGGGSAVVIGGGLLGLEAAHGLTLRGMKVTVIHLMDTLMERQLDEAAGWLLKTALEGRGQTILTGANTAEIYGDGKVEGVRLKDGSEIPASLVVMAVGIRPSTALAREAGLDVNRGIKVDDHMVTSDPDVLAVGECVEHDGNVYGLVAPLWDMCRSLADGLTDQHTGYKGSVTSTKLKVAGLDVFSAGDFSGGEGCEDIVLRDASRGVYKRVVVKDDKVIGAVLYGDTADGGWYFDLLKRGEDVGEIRDLLIFGQAFASGGGALDPKAAVAALSDDAEICGCNGVSKGQVVACIEAGNCSLDAVRGSCKASASCGSCTGLVENLLAVVLGDDVQSGPKTMCKCTSFGHDDVRREIVAQNMRSIPEVMQKLHWSTPDGCSSCRPALNYYLLCALPGEYQDDQQSRFVNERMHANIQKDGTYSVVPRMWGGLTNPRELRAIADVVEKYDAPMVKVTGGQRLDIFGIKKEDLPAVWADLNAAGMVSGHAYGKSLRTVKTCVGSEWCRFGTQDSTGLGVKTERMTWGSWMPHKFKIAVSGCPRNCAEATIKDFGVVCVDSGYELHVGGNGGIHVRATDLLCKVSTEQEALDYCAAFTQLYREEARYLERTAPWIERVGVEYVKQRIVEDDAGREALRARFLYSQSFSQDDPWAERAAGANAELHQHLDPIAIAAE
- a CDS encoding nitrate/nitrite transporter — its product is MATAYWDSEKGAEGQAAPTSFWKAGHTPTLIAAFLYFDLAFMVWVLLGPLAPSISKTLGLTPAEKGLMVAVPTLAGALLRVVNGLLVDRIGCKQAGAISQVIVIVGLATAWFMGVNSFGGTLALGVILGFAGASFAIALPLASRWYPPEHQGKAMGLAGMGNSGTVLASLFAPILAKLFGWNSVLGLACIPLTIVFIAYMFMAKNAPNAPAPKKLVDYFRPLKSADAWWLMGFYAVTFGGFVGLAASLPIYFTDQFGLTPIVAGYCTAGCVFAGSLVRPMGGALADKIGGVKALMMVYIAAALALAGVSYAPTLVSALGFFVAAMLALGVGNGSVFQLVPQRFQQEIGVMTGLVGMAGGIGGFYLASSLGIAKQFTGSFAPGFLIFAGLCVVAFLGISLVRARWRATWSSAARI